The Centroberyx gerrardi isolate f3 chromosome 12, fCenGer3.hap1.cur.20231027, whole genome shotgun sequence genome has a window encoding:
- the LOC139924655 gene encoding G2/M phase-specific E3 ubiquitin-protein ligase-like encodes MLYAEGSIVFKPPTNYARAQQHDHFNKDVILLPNPSWGVVCKQHPKLRLHKHGHILSAFEFQKAWDHQTVMERIRDSFGEHIPEDVSLQFLMACGNKLVSPKLQEGQELNGMLIHKVYKTKALYVRPSRTLLVSESTTLEDLEKSKAPLLDYLANAGCLRPMRSIRDRDLLVHDIVMFQVIHRVQGPFQRFCEGLKTLGVLEKIRRHPDSFRPLFCYEPSTLTADRVDDLFSIRLSPEGSNKRAAEEMVVTFWRDYLQDAEEEEGPSKLQKILAFATGASVVPPIGFSPTPSVQFIHKGDDDFSSTPMFPMANTCVNCIKLPLHVSYQLFKEKFDFALGNTYGFGRA; translated from the exons ATGCTATACGCCGAAGGGTCTATAGTGTTCAAGCCCCCAACCAATTATG CTAGAGCACAGCAGCATGACCATTTCAACAAGGACGTAATACTACTCCCGAATCCATCATGGGGAGTAGTGTGCAAACAACATCCAAAATTACGGTTACACAAACATGGGCACATCCTCAGTGCCTTTGAATTCCAGAAGGCCTGGGACCACCAGACTGTTATGGAACGCATCAGGGATAGCTTTGGTGAGCACATTCCGGAGGATGTCAG CCTCCAGTTTCTAATGGCTTGTGGCAATAAGCTGGTGTCCCCTAAGCTCCAGGAGGGTCAGGAGCTGAATGGGATGCTAATCCATAAGGTTTATAAAACCAAAGCCCTGTATGTGAGACCATCAAGGACCCTTTTA GTATCTGAAAGTACAACCCTTGAGGACCTTGAGAAGTCAAAGGCACCTCTGCTTGACTACTTGGCCAATGCAGGATGTCTGAGGCCTATGCGGTCGATAAGAGACAGGGATCTGCTGGTACATGACATTGTCATGTTTCAGGTCATCCACAGGGTTCAAGGTCCATTTCAAAG ATTCTGTGAAGGACTGAAAACTCTTGGGGTTCTGGAGAAAATCCGAAGGCATCCAGACAGCTTTCGCCCCCTGTTCTGCTATGAGCCAAGCACACTGACTGCTGACCGGGTGGATGATCTTTTCAGCATTCGTCTGTCTCCAGAAGGGAGCAACAAGAGAGCTGCTGAGGAGATGGTCGTTACCTTCTGGAGAGACtatctccaggatgcagaag aagaagaagggccATCCAAACTACAGAAGATATTGGCCTTCGCAACTGGAGCATCTGTGGTACCACCTATCGGCTTTTCCCCAACTCCCTCTGTCCAGTTCATTCATAAAGGAGATGACGACTTCTCTTCTACACCAATGTTCCCTATGGCCAACACATGTGTTAACTGCATCAAGTTGCCACTACATGTGTCATACCAACTGTTCAAGGAGAAGTTTGACTTTGCATTAGGAAACACATATGGGTTTGGCAGGGCATGA